In Anseongella ginsenosidimutans, one genomic interval encodes:
- the secDF gene encoding protein translocase subunit SecDF, with amino-acid sequence MQGKGAIRFLAIIFAIACVYALSFTYVSWRVAQKAEIHANGNEELEKRYLDSMSTEVVYDLGIDQYTYQEVKERQLNLGLDLKGGMNVTLEVSLTELVRALANYSEDPTFNQALEQAQKQAVNSQQSFVSLFVDAYESLAPNGKLSAIFATPENQARINLNSSNQQVEQFLNEEANGAFERAFNIIRTRVDKFGVSQPNVQKAGNNRIAVELPGVDDPERVRKLLQGSAKLEFWKTYDNSEVINSLMAANTSLAGILELDKENTGDAPGTADTSSAASPATGAESDTAGNEEALSLLEKIGSDSTASDTGNAAALASEFADQNPLFAVLSPAIMTGQAGQQVPAPGPTIGYASQRDTAKVMEYLSMPAIRANFPSDLVFAWSVNPIDENNTYQLYVLKAAGRDAGPALAGDVISDARSDFGQNGQPEVVMSMNSVGAREWRRITAEAAGVAGNENDNKSVAIVLDGVVYSAPRVASEIGGGVSQISGSFTVEQTQDLANVLKAGRMPAPAKIVEEAIVGPTLGQESIQSGLISSLVGFVVVLVFMVFYYARAGWVANIALLVNLFFLMGVLAAWGAVLTLPGIAGIVLTIGMAVDANVLIYERIKEELDLGKSLKKAIPDGFRHAYSAIIDSNVTTLLVGIILWIFGSGPILGFATTLVIGILTSMFTAIFISRLIFETLLSKERKVTFSTKLTERWFRDSKFDFIAGRKKFYIISAAIILAGVVSMFVKGFSLGVDFKGGRTYVVDFNENVSTNDVRNALEVQFGAEPEVKTYGDFSQVKITTTYLIDSASATAESAARQKLEEGLQAVGPDYVIQSIQKVGPTIASDIKRSAVYAVLLALIGVFLYVLARFKRWQFGMGALVALAHDVLVLLAIFTIFDGWLPFSLDIDQQFIAAALTVMGYSINDTIVIFDRVREYMGLHHSKNESLPTVINNALNSTLSRTVVTGLCTMLVLVILFIFGGEVLRGFSFAMLIGIIFGTYSSLFVATPVVVEFIKKKPAEEKAEAEAVKTV; translated from the coding sequence ATGCAAGGAAAAGGAGCTATCAGGTTCTTGGCCATTATTTTCGCGATAGCCTGTGTATATGCTTTGTCATTTACCTATGTGTCCTGGAGAGTAGCGCAGAAGGCAGAAATACATGCCAACGGTAATGAAGAACTGGAGAAAAGATACCTGGACTCCATGTCCACCGAAGTGGTGTATGACCTGGGAATTGACCAATATACTTACCAGGAAGTAAAGGAACGCCAGCTTAACCTGGGCCTTGACCTTAAAGGCGGAATGAACGTAACCCTGGAGGTGTCCCTGACCGAACTGGTAAGGGCGCTGGCCAATTACAGTGAAGACCCTACCTTTAACCAGGCGCTTGAGCAAGCGCAGAAGCAGGCGGTAAACAGCCAGCAAAGCTTTGTGTCGCTTTTTGTGGATGCCTACGAGTCCCTTGCACCGAACGGCAAGTTATCCGCAATTTTCGCCACCCCGGAGAACCAGGCAAGGATCAACCTCAATTCATCCAACCAGCAGGTAGAGCAATTCCTGAACGAGGAAGCAAACGGCGCGTTTGAACGCGCATTCAATATTATCCGTACCCGTGTGGACAAGTTCGGCGTAAGCCAGCCGAATGTGCAGAAGGCAGGGAATAACCGCATCGCCGTGGAGCTTCCCGGTGTAGACGATCCCGAACGCGTGCGAAAGCTGCTGCAGGGTTCGGCAAAACTGGAATTCTGGAAAACCTATGATAATTCCGAAGTGATCAACTCCCTGATGGCGGCCAATACCAGCCTGGCGGGAATACTGGAATTAGACAAGGAAAACACCGGCGATGCGCCGGGAACGGCCGACACTTCTTCTGCGGCCTCCCCTGCAACCGGAGCTGAAAGCGATACCGCGGGAAATGAAGAGGCGCTGTCACTGCTTGAGAAGATAGGTTCCGACAGTACCGCCAGCGATACGGGCAATGCGGCAGCCCTGGCATCCGAGTTTGCCGATCAGAACCCGCTTTTTGCCGTTCTTTCACCGGCTATCATGACCGGCCAGGCCGGACAGCAGGTGCCTGCTCCCGGACCCACAATAGGCTATGCTTCCCAGCGGGATACTGCCAAAGTAATGGAGTACCTGTCCATGCCCGCGATAAGAGCTAATTTCCCTTCCGACCTGGTCTTCGCCTGGAGCGTTAACCCGATCGATGAAAATAATACCTACCAGCTTTATGTCCTTAAAGCGGCAGGCCGCGATGCGGGCCCGGCCCTTGCAGGTGATGTGATCTCCGACGCGCGCAGTGACTTCGGCCAGAACGGGCAGCCGGAAGTGGTTATGTCCATGAATAGCGTAGGCGCGCGCGAATGGCGCCGTATTACTGCGGAAGCTGCAGGTGTTGCCGGTAACGAGAACGATAATAAATCGGTAGCCATTGTGCTAGACGGAGTGGTTTATTCTGCACCGAGGGTAGCTTCGGAGATCGGCGGCGGCGTTTCGCAGATCAGCGGAAGCTTTACCGTTGAACAAACCCAGGACCTTGCCAACGTGCTGAAGGCCGGCCGTATGCCTGCTCCAGCCAAGATCGTGGAAGAAGCGATCGTAGGCCCTACCCTTGGCCAGGAATCTATCCAGAGCGGGCTTATTTCTTCCCTGGTGGGTTTTGTGGTGGTACTTGTTTTTATGGTATTTTATTATGCCAGGGCCGGTTGGGTAGCCAATATCGCGCTGCTGGTGAACCTCTTTTTCCTCATGGGCGTACTTGCCGCATGGGGAGCCGTACTCACTTTGCCCGGAATTGCCGGTATCGTACTCACCATCGGGATGGCGGTAGATGCCAATGTGCTTATCTACGAGCGCATCAAAGAAGAGCTTGATCTGGGGAAAAGCCTGAAAAAGGCGATCCCGGACGGCTTCAGGCATGCCTATTCCGCCATTATTGACTCCAATGTCACTACCTTGCTGGTAGGGATCATTCTCTGGATCTTCGGCTCCGGCCCCATCCTGGGCTTTGCCACTACGCTGGTGATCGGCATCCTGACCTCTATGTTTACCGCGATCTTTATCAGCCGCCTCATCTTTGAAACGCTGCTGAGCAAGGAAAGGAAGGTCACTTTCTCTACTAAATTAACGGAAAGATGGTTCCGCGATTCCAAATTCGATTTTATCGCCGGACGGAAAAAGTTCTACATCATTTCCGCTGCGATCATTCTTGCCGGAGTGGTATCCATGTTCGTTAAAGGTTTCAGCCTCGGTGTCGATTTCAAGGGCGGCCGGACTTACGTGGTGGACTTCAATGAAAATGTTTCCACTAATGATGTAAGAAACGCGTTGGAAGTGCAGTTCGGAGCGGAGCCGGAAGTAAAAACGTATGGAGACTTCAGCCAGGTTAAAATAACGACCACCTACCTGATTGATAGTGCAAGTGCAACCGCTGAATCCGCAGCCCGCCAGAAACTGGAAGAAGGCCTCCAGGCTGTCGGCCCTGATTATGTTATCCAAAGCATTCAGAAAGTTGGCCCAACCATTGCCAGCGACATAAAAAGATCGGCCGTGTACGCGGTATTGCTGGCCCTGATTGGCGTCTTCCTGTATGTGCTGGCGCGATTCAAACGCTGGCAGTTTGGTATGGGCGCATTGGTAGCACTTGCCCATGACGTGCTTGTGCTGCTGGCCATCTTTACCATCTTCGACGGGTGGCTGCCGTTTTCGCTGGATATTGACCAGCAGTTCATTGCCGCCGCACTTACGGTAATGGGTTATTCGATCAACGATACGATCGTGATCTTTGACCGCGTAAGGGAATACATGGGGCTTCATCACAGCAAAAACGAATCCCTGCCTACTGTTATCAATAACGCATTGAACAGTACCCTTAGCCGTACGGTCGTCACCGGATTGTGTACCATGCTGGTGCTGGTCATTCTCTTCATCTTCGGCGGCGAAGTACTGAGAGGGTTTTCTTTCGCCATGCTCATTGGTATCATTTTTGGTACTTATTCCTCTCTTTTCGTGGCAACACCGGTAGTGGTGGAATTCATTAAGAAGAAGCCTGCGGAAGAGAAAGCGGAAGCCGAAGCTGTAAAAACAGTCTGA
- a CDS encoding dihydrofolate reductase, with protein MNLSILAAKAENNVIGKDNRLIWHLPADLKHFRELTTGSTVIMGRKTFESIGKALPSRENIIITRQEDYDAPGCEVVHSLEEAVQISSQEENVFIIGGGEIYRQAMGIAGTLYITEIHQQFPGDAFFPEIDEQVWEETFREDHPSNEKNPFDFSFVTYQRKNN; from the coding sequence ATGAATCTCAGTATCCTCGCCGCCAAGGCCGAAAACAATGTGATAGGAAAAGACAACCGGCTTATCTGGCACCTGCCCGCAGACCTGAAACATTTCCGGGAACTTACTACGGGCAGCACGGTGATCATGGGGAGGAAAACCTTTGAATCCATCGGAAAGGCGCTGCCCAGCAGGGAGAACATTATTATTACCCGCCAGGAGGATTACGATGCCCCCGGCTGCGAAGTGGTGCATTCCCTGGAAGAGGCGGTGCAGATCAGCAGCCAGGAAGAGAATGTATTTATTATCGGGGGCGGTGAAATTTACCGCCAGGCAATGGGAATAGCGGGCACGCTGTATATTACGGAAATACACCAACAATTCCCCGGGGACGCATTTTTCCCGGAAATAGATGAACAGGTTTGGGAGGAAACTTTTCGCGAAGATCACCCGTCCAATGAAAAAAACCCCTTTGATTTTTCTTTTGTGACCTATCAGCGAAAAAATAATTAG
- a CDS encoding thymidylate synthase has protein sequence MKQYLNLMQHVLDHGAVKEDRTGTGTLSVFGYQMRFDLAAGFPMLTTKKLHLRSIIHELIWFLRGETNIAYLKENGVSIWDEWAAENGELGPVYGYQWRSWPLPDGGHVDQISQVIQTLRNNPDSRRIIVSAWNVADINKMALPPCHALFQFYVAEGKLSCQLYQRSADIFLGVPFNIASYALLTLMVAQVCGLQPGEFIHTLGDAHLYKNHLEQVKLQLGREPRPLPQMRLNPEIKNIFDFKFEDFTLSDYDPHPHIKAAVAV, from the coding sequence ATGAAGCAATACCTGAACCTGATGCAGCATGTGCTGGACCATGGCGCGGTGAAAGAAGATCGCACCGGCACGGGAACTTTAAGTGTTTTCGGTTACCAGATGCGGTTTGACCTTGCGGCGGGCTTTCCCATGCTGACAACCAAGAAACTGCACCTGCGGTCTATTATTCATGAGCTGATCTGGTTTCTTCGCGGGGAAACCAATATCGCTTACCTGAAAGAGAACGGGGTAAGTATCTGGGACGAATGGGCGGCTGAAAACGGAGAACTCGGACCGGTTTACGGTTACCAATGGCGGTCCTGGCCGCTTCCTGACGGCGGTCACGTTGACCAGATCAGCCAGGTAATTCAAACGCTGCGAAACAACCCGGATTCGCGGCGCATTATCGTAAGCGCCTGGAATGTGGCCGACATCAATAAAATGGCCCTCCCTCCCTGCCATGCGCTGTTCCAGTTTTACGTGGCGGAGGGTAAACTTTCGTGTCAGCTGTACCAGCGCAGCGCCGATATTTTCCTGGGCGTTCCCTTCAATATCGCATCTTATGCCCTGCTTACCCTTATGGTGGCGCAGGTCTGCGGTTTACAGCCTGGCGAGTTCATTCATACCTTAGGAGACGCCCATCTGTATAAGAATCACCTGGAACAGGTAAAGCTGCAGCTCGGCCGGGAGCCACGGCCCCTGCCCCAAATGCGCCTGAACCCGGAAATTAAGAATATCTTTGATTTTAAATTTGAAGATTTTACACTGAGCGATTACGACCCTCACCCGCATATTAAAGCCGCGGTAGCTGTATAA
- the ispE gene encoding 4-(cytidine 5'-diphospho)-2-C-methyl-D-erythritol kinase — protein sequence MTVFPNAKINIGLTITGKRSDGYHNIETVLYPLKIYDVLEIIPNPDGEGLEFSISGESLAIPEEENLCVKAFRLLEERYRLPAVKMHLHKDIPSGAGLGGGSSDAAYTLRLLNDLFGLGISREGLKDYARLLGSDCAFFIDNEPVYAFGKGDDFRPVRVDLSDYFLVVVMPDLAIATARAYAGVRPRKPLFSLEAKSSNPPEEWKALVQNDFEETIFKEFPELSGIKESLYAAGALYASMSGSGAAVYGIFREKVHLPELEGDCRVFYDAG from the coding sequence ATGACCGTATTTCCCAATGCCAAGATCAATATTGGTTTAACTATTACCGGAAAGCGCAGCGATGGCTATCACAACATAGAAACGGTGTTGTATCCGCTGAAGATTTATGACGTCCTGGAAATTATTCCGAACCCGGATGGCGAAGGCCTGGAATTCAGTATTTCAGGCGAAAGCCTGGCTATCCCGGAAGAAGAGAATTTATGCGTAAAAGCCTTTCGCCTGCTGGAAGAACGTTACCGGCTGCCGGCTGTTAAAATGCATTTGCATAAGGACATTCCCTCGGGCGCTGGCCTGGGAGGAGGGTCTTCGGATGCCGCGTATACCCTGCGCTTGCTGAACGATTTATTCGGTTTAGGAATCAGCCGGGAAGGGTTAAAGGATTACGCCCGCCTCCTGGGCAGCGATTGCGCTTTTTTTATCGATAACGAACCGGTTTACGCGTTCGGAAAAGGCGATGATTTCCGCCCGGTACGTGTTGACCTGTCTGATTATTTCCTGGTTGTAGTGATGCCTGACCTGGCCATAGCCACCGCCCGCGCGTATGCAGGAGTACGTCCGCGAAAACCCTTGTTTTCCCTGGAAGCAAAGAGTTCCAACCCGCCCGAAGAATGGAAAGCTCTCGTTCAAAATGATTTTGAAGAAACCATCTTTAAGGAGTTTCCGGAATTGTCCGGCATAAAAGAAAGCCTTTACGCAGCAGGCGCCCTGTACGCTTCTATGAGCGGGAGCGGGGCTGCCGTTTACGGTATATTCAGGGAAAAAGTGCATTTACCGGAACTGGAGGGCGATTGCAGGGTGTTTTATGACGCCGGGTAA
- a CDS encoding AlbA family DNA-binding domain-containing protein: MNIRKLILEGEGLQVDFKKTISSYEKIARTLTAFANTKGGKLLVGVEDNGEVTGLRSEEEEKFMLVTAGRDYCKPPVIPGFEEVYMDNKLVLVAEIPESGTKPHFALAEDGKWWAYVRVNDKSILASPILVQVLKKKGKKENVLLEFTEREKRLMDYLQEHELITFRDYCRLAGLNRKKASRVLVNLILMGLVKVQTTEKMEYYRASGVK; the protein is encoded by the coding sequence ATGAACATCAGAAAACTGATACTTGAAGGAGAAGGCCTGCAAGTCGATTTTAAAAAAACCATTTCCAGTTACGAAAAAATTGCCCGGACGCTAACAGCTTTCGCGAATACCAAAGGAGGAAAACTCCTGGTAGGTGTGGAAGATAATGGGGAAGTAACCGGACTGCGGTCGGAAGAGGAAGAAAAATTTATGCTGGTAACCGCCGGGCGCGATTATTGCAAACCTCCTGTTATTCCCGGCTTCGAGGAAGTGTACATGGACAACAAGCTGGTACTGGTGGCGGAGATCCCGGAGAGCGGGACCAAACCTCATTTTGCGCTGGCCGAAGACGGCAAATGGTGGGCCTATGTCCGGGTAAATGATAAAAGTATACTGGCAAGCCCCATCCTTGTCCAGGTACTCAAAAAAAAAGGCAAAAAAGAGAATGTCCTGCTGGAATTTACCGAACGCGAAAAGCGCTTAATGGACTACCTGCAGGAACATGAACTGATCACATTTCGCGATTATTGCCGCCTGGCCGGGCTGAACAGGAAAAAGGCTTCCCGGGTGCTGGTGAACCTGATTCTGATGGGACTCGTGAAAGTACAAACGACGGAAAAAATGGAATACTATCGCGCATCAGGTGTAAAATAG
- a CDS encoding DUF4442 domain-containing protein, which produces MILSERNARRVLSLYPPLLFQRISVKNFGPGFRTAEVRIAKSLFNRNYNKTIFGGTIFSAVDPVYVFMYWQIFARKGIKVQSWLKSASIDYRKPGDTDLRVSFFLSEEDIREAEYQLDHAGKFVKKHSVQVLNSRDEVCAEAVTEVYMRKIGTTGKALSGF; this is translated from the coding sequence ATGATTTTATCGGAACGAAATGCTCGCCGGGTACTAAGTCTGTATCCGCCCCTGCTTTTTCAGCGAATAAGCGTTAAAAACTTTGGCCCGGGATTCAGAACGGCCGAGGTACGCATCGCAAAGAGTCTTTTCAACCGGAACTATAACAAAACCATTTTCGGGGGAACCATTTTCAGCGCGGTGGATCCTGTTTATGTATTCATGTACTGGCAGATATTTGCCCGTAAGGGTATAAAAGTGCAAAGCTGGCTTAAAAGCGCGAGCATCGATTACCGGAAACCGGGCGACACCGACCTCAGGGTCAGCTTTTTTCTCAGCGAGGAAGATATCAGGGAAGCGGAGTACCAGTTAGATCATGCGGGAAAATTCGTAAAAAAACACAGCGTGCAGGTACTCAACAGCCGGGATGAAGTGTGCGCAGAAGCTGTAACGGAAGTGTATATGCGGAAGATCGGGACTACCGGAAAAGCGCTTTCAGGTTTTTAG
- a CDS encoding MFS transporter — MKKITLLIIVAALGYFVDIYDLVLFAVIRVESLKGIGITDPGEIFSNGVFLMNMQMAGMLVGGILWGVFGDKKGRVAVLFGSILIYSLANIANGFVTSVTMYGIIRFIAGVGLAGELGAGITLVSETMSKENRGYGAMIVATVGILGAVVAAQVADKFSWQTAYFVGGGMGLVLLVLRIGVFESGMYKRMEQAVVKKGNFLMLFTDGKRFKKYLNCILIGIPIWYVVAILVAFSPELGRALEVSGTLSAGKAIMFSYIGLAIGDLISGTLSQVFKTRKKVVGWFIAATLVMVLVTLLTRGSSPGVYYFICVLLGMAAGYWAIFLTIASEQFGTNLRATVTTTTPNFVRGSVVPVTILFEWLSGSIGIIYSALLIGLVTIGIAFWALWYMDETFGKELDYIES; from the coding sequence ATGAAAAAGATCACTTTACTTATAATCGTAGCGGCCCTGGGCTATTTCGTGGACATCTACGACCTGGTGCTGTTCGCCGTGATCCGTGTAGAAAGCCTGAAAGGGATTGGCATTACCGATCCCGGTGAAATTTTCAGTAACGGCGTCTTCCTGATGAATATGCAGATGGCCGGAATGCTCGTTGGAGGTATTCTCTGGGGTGTTTTTGGCGATAAAAAAGGAAGAGTAGCGGTGCTGTTCGGCTCCATTCTTATTTATTCCCTGGCCAATATTGCCAACGGTTTTGTTACCAGCGTTACCATGTACGGCATTATCCGGTTTATTGCCGGAGTAGGGCTTGCCGGCGAATTGGGCGCAGGCATTACCCTGGTCAGCGAAACCATGAGCAAGGAAAACCGCGGCTACGGGGCAATGATCGTCGCTACCGTGGGAATTCTCGGCGCCGTCGTGGCCGCGCAGGTGGCGGACAAATTTTCCTGGCAAACAGCCTATTTCGTTGGAGGCGGTATGGGCCTGGTGCTGCTCGTCCTGCGCATTGGCGTGTTTGAATCGGGAATGTATAAGCGGATGGAACAGGCTGTTGTGAAAAAAGGCAATTTCCTGATGCTGTTCACCGATGGCAAGCGCTTTAAAAAGTACCTGAATTGTATCCTTATTGGAATACCTATTTGGTACGTGGTGGCGATCCTGGTTGCTTTTTCCCCGGAACTTGGCAGGGCGCTGGAGGTTTCCGGAACCCTGAGCGCGGGGAAAGCGATTATGTTCTCCTATATCGGGCTTGCTATCGGGGATCTGATCAGCGGAACCTTGAGCCAGGTCTTTAAAACGAGGAAAAAAGTAGTGGGCTGGTTTATCGCAGCGACCCTGGTCATGGTACTGGTTACGCTGCTGACCCGCGGAAGCAGCCCGGGTGTCTATTATTTTATTTGTGTGCTTTTGGGGATGGCGGCCGGGTACTGGGCTATTTTCCTGACCATCGCCTCCGAGCAATTCGGAACGAACCTGCGTGCAACGGTGACGACAACCACCCCTAATTTTGTCCGGGGGTCAGTTGTTCCCGTCACCATTTTATTTGAATGGCTCTCGGGATCCATCGGGATCATCTATTCGGCCTTGCTCATAGGATTGGTTACCATTGGAATAGCTTTCTGGGCGCTTTGGTACATGGACGAAACCTTCGGCAAGGAGCTTGATTATATAGAGTCGTGA
- the hemF gene encoding oxygen-dependent coproporphyrinogen oxidase, with translation MLQQTTKNWFSQLQDDICGKLAEAGETTPFREDKWEREGGGGGRTRVIQEGAVFEKGGVNFSAVHGLLPEPVQQSFKVTESDFFATGVSIVLHPVNPLVPIIHMNVRYFELIDRKSGEVARQWFGGGIDLTPHYVDEADARYFHQTLKATCDRFHPDYYPHFKAWADDYFYIPHRKETRGIGGIFFDRLSANDTFSIMDRWEFVKAVGETFTKVYLPLVTKNMEKPFSEQEKQWQLLRRGRYVEFNLVYDAGTKFGLQTSGRIESILMSLPLHASWPYNFQPEAGGEEEKTSGWLRKGVDWA, from the coding sequence ATGCTACAACAAACTACGAAAAACTGGTTTAGCCAGTTGCAGGACGACATCTGCGGAAAATTAGCGGAGGCCGGGGAAACCACGCCTTTCCGGGAAGATAAATGGGAGCGGGAAGGCGGCGGGGGCGGCCGTACCCGCGTCATACAGGAAGGAGCCGTCTTTGAAAAGGGCGGGGTTAATTTTTCCGCGGTACACGGACTCTTACCCGAGCCGGTTCAGCAATCCTTTAAGGTAACGGAAAGCGATTTTTTTGCGACCGGCGTATCCATTGTGCTGCACCCGGTAAACCCGCTGGTGCCGATCATTCATATGAATGTGCGGTATTTCGAACTGATTGACAGAAAAAGCGGGGAGGTGGCCAGGCAGTGGTTTGGCGGCGGCATTGATCTTACGCCCCATTACGTGGACGAAGCCGATGCGCGTTATTTCCACCAAACGCTGAAAGCGACCTGTGATCGTTTCCATCCGGATTACTACCCGCATTTCAAAGCCTGGGCCGACGATTATTTTTACATTCCTCACCGGAAGGAAACCCGCGGGATCGGCGGCATTTTTTTCGACCGTCTTTCGGCAAACGATACCTTCAGCATCATGGACCGGTGGGAATTTGTAAAAGCCGTGGGGGAAACCTTTACAAAAGTTTACCTGCCCCTGGTGACAAAGAATATGGAAAAGCCTTTCTCCGAACAGGAAAAGCAATGGCAGCTGCTTCGCCGGGGAAGATATGTGGAATTCAACCTGGTGTACGACGCCGGCACTAAATTCGGCCTGCAAACCTCCGGACGCATAGAGTCTATCCTGATGAGCCTGCCTCTGCACGCTTCCTGGCCTTATAATTTTCAGCCTGAAGCCGGTGGTGAAGAAGAAAAAACCAGCGGCTGGCTCAGGAAAGGTGTGGACTGGGCCTGA
- the miaA gene encoding tRNA (adenosine(37)-N6)-dimethylallyltransferase MiaA: protein MKNDMRLLTVLGPTASGKTRLAVALANKINGAVISADSRQVFRGMDIGTGKDLDEYGSVPNYLIDIKEAGEEYHVAAFREDFLCALDQVNASGKVPVLCGGTGLYIQAALQGLPYAQVPIDPELRRSLETKDKDELLSEFREQPSEYSPLADTSTRKRLIRAIEISRYLRQNEFQAVKSPASDPFLSDPLIIGIRLPVEIRRARITERLHQRLGAGLLDEVRSLLARGVPAEKLLFYGLEYKFAVQHLQGELSYPEMVNRLNTAIHQFAKRQMTFFRKLEKDGLAINWIDGTLPVEQQVEAGMAIIQTIR from the coding sequence ATGAAGAATGATATGCGCCTGCTTACCGTATTAGGCCCTACTGCCTCCGGGAAAACAAGACTGGCCGTTGCCCTGGCAAATAAAATAAACGGCGCGGTCATCAGCGCCGACTCCCGCCAGGTGTTCCGGGGAATGGACATTGGCACCGGAAAGGACCTGGACGAATACGGCTCCGTTCCGAATTACCTGATCGATATAAAAGAAGCGGGAGAGGAATACCATGTGGCCGCCTTCCGGGAAGATTTCCTGTGCGCCCTGGACCAGGTCAACGCCTCCGGCAAGGTTCCTGTTCTTTGCGGCGGCACCGGCCTGTACATCCAGGCCGCCCTGCAGGGGCTACCTTATGCCCAGGTACCGATTGACCCGGAATTAAGGCGGTCCCTGGAAACAAAAGATAAAGACGAACTTCTGTCGGAATTCCGGGAACAGCCCTCCGAATACAGCCCACTGGCCGACACCAGCACCCGCAAACGCCTGATCAGGGCTATTGAAATTTCACGCTACCTGCGGCAAAACGAATTTCAAGCCGTTAAATCGCCTGCGTCCGACCCGTTTTTATCCGATCCATTGATCATAGGGATCCGTCTCCCGGTAGAGATCCGCCGTGCCCGAATCACGGAACGCCTTCACCAGCGCCTCGGAGCCGGCCTTCTGGATGAAGTCCGCAGCCTTCTGGCCAGGGGCGTTCCGGCCGAAAAACTGCTGTTTTATGGTTTGGAGTACAAGTTTGCCGTCCAGCACCTCCAGGGGGAACTAAGCTATCCGGAGATGGTGAATCGCCTGAATACCGCTATTCATCAGTTTGCCAAACGCCAGATGACCTTCTTCCGGAAACTTGAAAAAGACGGGTTGGCGATCAATTGGATCGACGGTACCTTGCCCGTTGAGCAGCAGGTGGAAGCGGGGATGGCGATAATACAGACCATTAGATAA
- a CDS encoding ROK family protein, with translation MILAIDIGGTSSKFGLVSPGKPEITEYRKLDTPKAVESRGLAGLLEAEIGSYLQRFPDIDGIGMGLPGLLSKDRREILELPNIPQAGRLPILDRLEEKFPGIPLKIENDAKCATLGEFRFGKQENLNNFLLVTLGTGIGSGVIIDGRLFKGACGNGLELGHILVGGERTLEEQIGLPGFLAYAGEQVQAQGGKTVLQQDNLSGKAIFDAATQQDTLALSLFAHLGKLLGEGLVAAVRLLDVTNLLIGGGVSGAFGFIHPSLKESMESHLPPYYTSSLKIRQASLGNDAGLLGAAGLFV, from the coding sequence ATGATACTGGCTATTGACATCGGCGGAACATCCTCGAAATTCGGGCTGGTTAGCCCCGGGAAACCCGAAATTACTGAATACAGAAAACTAGATACTCCAAAGGCGGTAGAATCCCGCGGCCTTGCGGGACTGCTGGAAGCGGAGATCGGCTCCTACCTGCAACGTTTTCCGGACATAGACGGAATAGGCATGGGTTTGCCGGGGTTGCTTTCAAAAGACCGCCGGGAAATATTGGAACTGCCGAACATTCCGCAGGCAGGCCGCCTGCCCATTCTTGACCGGCTCGAAGAAAAATTTCCGGGTATTCCCCTTAAAATAGAGAACGACGCCAAGTGCGCCACCCTTGGAGAATTCCGCTTTGGAAAACAAGAAAACCTGAATAATTTCCTCCTGGTCACCCTTGGCACCGGCATTGGCAGCGGAGTCATCATCGACGGACGGCTTTTCAAGGGCGCATGCGGCAATGGCCTGGAATTGGGCCACATCCTTGTAGGCGGCGAAAGAACCCTGGAAGAACAAATCGGCCTGCCCGGCTTCCTCGCCTATGCCGGGGAACAGGTTCAAGCCCAGGGCGGCAAAACCGTTCTGCAGCAGGACAATCTCAGCGGCAAGGCCATTTTTGACGCAGCCACACAGCAAGATACGCTGGCACTTTCCCTCTTCGCCCACCTTGGCAAGCTGCTCGGCGAAGGGCTGGTCGCGGCAGTAAGATTACTGGACGTAACCAACCTGCTGATCGGCGGAGGAGTTTCCGGCGCCTTCGGGTTCATCCATCCGTCATTAAAAGAATCGATGGAAAGCCATCTCCCACCCTATTATACCAGTTCGTTAAAGATCAGGCAAGCCTCCCTTGGAAACGACGCAGGGCTGCTCGGCGCGGCAGGCTTGTTTGTTTGA